The genomic region CGCCAGGGGATCTCTGCCAGCGGCATCCGGCCTGACTTTCAAGGAACAACTGATAACTACTATAGGAGGTTGGTACGTGTTCGATGTGCCGCTGATGAAGAAAAACGGCTCGCTGTTCGCCGGAATCGCCCTGCTGCTGGGTGCGTTCGCAGGGAACGCCCGGGCCGAGGAGATGTCGCTGCAGCAGGCAGTGGAGATAGCACTACAAAACAACGCAGAGTTGCAGGCTTTCCGGGATGAGAAGGGGCTTCGCGAAGCTGGAAGGATCAGGGCTGGGCTGCTCCCCAACCCGTCCCTGGAGGTAAGCCTCGAATCGGGCGCGCTTACAGGCAACAGCGGCGAGAACGCCTTCTCCGTCGGGGTGTCGCAGGAATTCCTACTGGCGGGAAAGAGGGAGAAAAGGGTCGCCCTGGCGCAGAAGGAGCTGGAGGTCTACCGCTGGCAACTGACTGACCGGGAGAGGCTGCTTAGGCTCGACGCCAAGTCGCGCTTTTACCAGGTGCTTTTGGCGGTCAGGAAGCTGAAGTTGACCGAGGGGGCTATCGAGCTGAACCGCCACCTTTACCAGGTGGCGAAGGAACGGTTGGCCGCAGGTGACATACCTGAACTGGAACTGAACCTGGTGCAGGTCGAGCTGGCGAGAAGCGAGGGGGCAAGAAGCGCGGCGCTTGAGGGTCTTCTGGCCAGCCGGGCCGAGCTCTCCTTGCTCTTGGGGGGAAAGGAGGTCGAACCGGCGCTCCCCACCGGGTCGCTGGAAGCAGGCGGCGCGGTAAAGCAGGCGCAGGCGGAACTTCTCAGGCTCGCCCAGGAGCGGCGCCCTGACCTCATGGCGCTTCGGGCTGAGGCGGAGAAGGGGAGCGCGGAGCTTTCCCTGGCAAAGGCCGAGGGTATCCCCAACCTGACTGCGGGCCTTGGGCTAAAGCGCGACACCACCGCCGTCGAGGTGGCCGGGCTGGAAGGGAAGGACACATCCTATACCGTAGGCCTTACCCTCTCTATGCCGATACCGCTCTTCGACAAGAACCAGCCGGGGCTCCGCGAGTCAAGCGCCAGACGGGACAGCGCCGGCAACAGGCTGGCAGCGGCGGCAAGCCGGGTGGAGCGCGAGGTGGCTGCGGCGTATGCCAGCCTCTCGAACGCGGAACAGGTCCTCTCCCTGTACTTCAGGAACATCATGCCCCAGATGGAGGAGAACCTGAAACTGACCCGCGAGGCCTACCAGTTGGGCGAAGTCCCAGTCCTGACGGTCTTCGAAGAGCAGAAGAAGTACCTCGAGGTGAACCAGGGGTACCTGGATGCCTTGTACCAGCGCCAGCTTGCGCTTTTTAAACTGGAAGCTGCGGCGGCTGTC from Citrifermentans bremense harbors:
- a CDS encoding TolC family protein translates to MFDVPLMKKNGSLFAGIALLLGAFAGNARAEEMSLQQAVEIALQNNAELQAFRDEKGLREAGRIRAGLLPNPSLEVSLESGALTGNSGENAFSVGVSQEFLLAGKREKRVALAQKELEVYRWQLTDRERLLRLDAKSRFYQVLLAVRKLKLTEGAIELNRHLYQVAKERLAAGDIPELELNLVQVELARSEGARSAALEGLLASRAELSLLLGGKEVEPALPTGSLEAGGAVKQAQAELLRLAQERRPDLMALRAEAEKGSAELSLAKAEGIPNLTAGLGLKRDTTAVEVAGLEGKDTSYTVGLTLSMPIPLFDKNQPGLRESSARRDSAGNRLAAAASRVEREVAAAYASLSNAEQVLSLYFRNIMPQMEENLKLTREAYQLGEVPVLTVFEEQKKYLEVNQGYLDALYQRQLALFKLEAAAAVELTGGVQ